The Halotia branconii CENA392 region ATTTGGGGGCGAGTGGCAATGTTCACTATAGTATGAAACCCTTAATGCAAAATCGTGGCGGCATTTCTGACTTATTGACAAAAGATGCTTACCTAACTCCCGCTTTAGTGCCAGCTTCGCCGTGGTTAGATAAAACTCCACCCGGTAAACCCGATTTAAGTATTCAAAAAGATGCAACTGGAAATACAATTCGACTCAATTGGAAACCCACAGGTAAAGAAATAGTATCGTCTTGGGTTGTGCAGACCAAAATAGGAAATGAATGGACAACGAATATTTTACCTGTGGGACAAACTTCGTCGGTGTTATCTAACACTCAGGTTGAGGATGTGGCTGTTTCTGCTGTAACTCGCTATGGCATTCAAGGCACAAGTGCTGTTGTAGAAGTGCAAAAGAATTATGTCAAAAAAGCTGATGAAAACACTCGTGTAGGAGTATTAAAGGCTCGTTAATCGAGTTCAAAGCCTCATTAACGGAGTTCGGAAGCTCATTAATCGAGTTTAAAGCCTTATTAACGGAGTTGGGAAGCTCGTTAATCGAGTTCAAAGCCTCATTAACGGAGTTGGGAAGCTCATTAATCGAGTTCAAAGCCTCATTAACGGAGTTGGGAAGCTCATTAATCGAGTTCAAAGCCTCATTAACGGAGTTGGGAAGCTCATTAATCGAGTTCAAAGCCTCATTAACGGAGTTGGGAAGCTCAACTCTTCAAAATTTTGCTGCTTGGGTTTATAGTATGCCCTTTAGTGTTGAGAAAATAAGGACTAAAGTCCTTACCCTTTGGGTGACGCTCCTGCGTCGCTCTAAGCGAAGCTATGCCGCAGGCTTTACGCTGCGCTAACGTTATACCATTTCACGAAATTATTGATACAAATTACTTTTCTTACTCCCCCTGCCTCCTCTGCTTCCCCTGCTTCCCCTGCTTGCCCAAATGTATCAACTTTAAAGTGAAACGGTATTAGTCGCTCATGGGGGAAACCACGCCAGTTCCTACAAGTCGGGAAACCCGCCCAACGCACTGCTTCACCGCGCTAACTCACTACGAACTTAAGTTCAAAATTATTATTTAGCTCAAAAGGACGCTACGGTTCTAAACTAGTTAATTATTGATCTTACTGCTTTCAAAATACTGTCCATGCAACTCCTGAAAACAATCGACAAAGATTTTGAGATTAGATTCAAAAACCTTGTGAGCGATCGCCGGGAAGCTACAGTTGATGTTAGTGGAACAGTACGAGATATTCTCGCTGATGTAAAAATACGAAAAGACGCAGCAGTTAAGGACTATACTAGCCGTTTTGATCGTTACGATCTCCAGTCTTTGCGTTTAAGCGAAAGCTTAATTGCCAAACACGCAGCCCAATGTCCAACCGATGTCAAAGCTGCCCTAGAACTAGCAGCCGAAAGAATTGGGGCTTTTCACAACAAACAATTACCCCAAGATATTGGCTATACCGATGCAGTGGGCGTAAAACTTGGTTTAAACTGGGTAGCCTTATCGCAAGTGGGAATTTACGTTCCAGGAGGACGGGCTAGCTATCCTAGTTCTGTGCTGATGAATGCCCTCCCTGCTAAAATTGCCGGGGTGGAAAGAATTGTGATGACAGTACCCACACCCCGCGGCGAAATTAATCCGGCAGTATTGGCAGCTGCCCAAATTGCTGGTGTTACAGAAATATATAGCATTGGTGGAGCGCAAGCGATCGCGGCTTTGGCTTATGGTACAGAAAGTATCACCCCTGTAGATAAAATTGTCGGCCCTGGTAATGCCTATGTTGCCGAAGCTAAACGTCAAGTATTTGGCACTGTTGGCATTGATAGCATCGCCGGGCCTTCCGAAATTCTGGTGGTAGCCGATAACCAAAACAATCCAGATTGGATTGCTTGGGATTTACTATCCCAAGCAGAACACGATCCTAGCGCCCAGTCAATTCTAATTACTGATTCTGAAACCTTTGCTCAACAAGTAATCGCAGCCATTGAGCAAATTCTCACAACTCTACCTACCAAAGAAGTTGCTAGTGCTAGTTGGCAAAAGCATGGCGCGGTAATTATTGTTAATGATTTAGCTCAAAGTATCCCACTGCTTAATCAATTGGCTCCAGAACATCTAGAATTGTGTATAAATAATCCGCAATTGTTGGCCAGTCAAATTAAGTGTGCTGGTAGCGTATTTTTAGGACGCTATACCCCAGAAGCAATTGGTGATTATTTAGGAGGGCCTAACCATGTACTACCCACTGCCCGTTCTGCCCGCTTTGCTTCTGGCTTGAGTGTCTACGATTTTCTCAAGCGAATTACTTATTTGGAATGCAATCAACAAGCATTGCAGACAATAGGCCAAGCAGCCATCACTTTAGCCCAAGCAGAAGGTTTACCTGCTCATGCTGGCAGTGTATCTGTGCGTCTGCCTTGAGTTGCGAATGTACATTACCCTCTCCTCATGGGATTGAGGAAAGGGCAACATTAAATCTGGTAAGGATTCAGATTAAATTTCTGACGCAGTAAGGAGTTTTCTCCATCTGTTTATTCAGATTGAATCGGGTTATCTTGCGGATTAACCAACCTCAGTAGCTTTTGCTTAATTTGAGAATCGTAGACTTCCCATTTCATTTTTGCATAGGTAGGATTTTCGTTGCTGCCTGACAAGAAACCCATCGGAATTTCAAAACCTCCGGCGCTGGTACGTCCACCGCCAAAAAAGCGCCCGGTGCTATCTTGGCCAAAGGCTTCCTTAATGAACTCATCGGGGTCAAGGGTGAGTTTAGTAGTTCTTAAGGAGCCAATAACTACTTCTAGTTCATCATCTTCATCGTGAACAATACCGTAAACTACTGCGGTGTGGACGTTTTCTTCTGTAACTAGAAAGTCTGCTGCTTGGGGAATAGCGTCGCGGTCATCGTAGCGTAGATAACCAACCCCAGCAATAGAAAAGTTATTTTGCACAATACGATTTTTTAGCGATCGCTCGATTACATCCATCACCCGCTTAGAACGATTTGCCTGTAAAATCGCGTTTAGCAGTTGAGCATCATAAAATCGACTTAGATAAGCAGCAGCCATAAAGTCGTCTTCTTGCGCTTGCATCAGCCGATTAGTATCTGATCGCAAGCCATGCATCAGTGCAGTAGCACATTTGACGTGTTGACCAATGCTACTATCTAAGGTTAATAAACCTGCTTGAAGATACTGGGTAAAAATCGTTGCAGTTGCTCGTACATAAGGACGCACATCTACAAACTCTGATTTTAGTTCCGCCTGTAAACTGTGATGGTCAATAACTGCTATCAGGGGAATACCTGCTTGCTGCACCGATGCTAGTAGCTGACTTGTAGTTCCTTGGTTATCTATTAACACGAAACCTTGATAACATGACAAATCTTTGCTTTTTAAGCTTTGTAGTGTCCAGCGTTGAGCAGGTAAACCAGTCAGCTTGACCAAAGCGATATTTTCTTGGTGGCTTAAAGTCCCAGCGTAAATAATTTCACATTTAATATCGTATTGCTGAGCAATTAACTGGTAAGTCCAAGCACAAGAAAGCGCGTCAGGATCAGGAAAATCTTGTAAAATTATCAACTGACGATCATGTTGATGGTTTAAAAAAGTCTTTTGTAGTTCTTCTGACTTCTGAAAAGCCAAGGAATTGCTACGCTGACCGATATAAACACTTGCTCCTTCGCCCGTAGATGACAAGGATGGTCTGGTGGATGGTGCTTCCACTGCTTCTTGATCTGTATCACCATCCTCAGGGTTAAGCTCTGTGGTCAATGACAAACGCTTAGACTGCTTAAGAGAAGAATTCAATTGCATGGGGAACATCTTTGATAAATGTGAAGCTCCATTGATTTGTTGAGAAATATTACAACCAGCATTTTACTGATTTAGCTACACACTCTGATCTTCGCAGAAATATAGAACTCTGTGGATACACATCTAGGTCTATATTTTTATCCAGAAAATTCTGTCAACAATTTGCCAAATTCCATCAGAATGTATACTAAGTGCTAAAAAAAAGACTATTGGTTCCTCGGACTCCATCTCAAGGGGATATAAATCTTTGTATTCTCTGTTGAAAATTAAACAAGGCTGTTATTCAAAGCTATGGGTTCATATCAGACTGAACGAAATTGAAAGCTAAGGAAAATATAAGGTTTGTCGTTTGCTTAGTACTCTTAACCAAAGATACTTTTTTATAATCCCCAAATTTATCACATTGGGGCGTAATTTTAAATTCATACTCCACTTCATGCCTCAGTTGACAGATGTATGCGGTCAATCGTCTTTTATTTTGACGACTATGGATAAATTTATAATTATTTATATCTTTAACTAAAAGGGTACTTTTTGCATCTACCTAAACAATTATGAACATTTAGAAGCAAATTTTAGGTTGCATCTAGTTTTTTACAAAATAGTGAGATATGATCAGAGGCTGTTGATTAGCTTAACAAGATGTTTGCATACTGCGATCGCAGCCAATGATTAATAAACTATATCAACAAACAGAAGATATCCTTTAGCCCAGACCAAAATAGACTGTTCACCTGAATATCACAATATGTCACCTAGTAATAGATAACTATTTAACTGGGCATTTTACAGTTGCTTTACTGAAGTTTAAAGGCCTATCACATATTTTTGCCACTCTGTGTGAAGTCCACTCTTAAGATGTTTGCTAACCTCGAAATAAAGGCTGCTGTAAGGTTGGCGAGGAGAGTGACGCAAAGGCATGTGTGCTTCGTGAGGTGTGCGATTGCCTTTTTTTACATTGCAACGGACACAAGCCGTAACAATATTCTCCCAGGTATCGCCGCCGCCCCGCGATCGCGGTATTACATGATCTAAAGTCAATTCATCCCCTGTATAACCACAATATTGACAACTATGACTGTCACGATGCAAGATATTTCGGCGAGTCAGAGGCATTTCTTTATAAGGTACACGAACATAGTGACGCAACCTAATAACAGTCGGCAATGGAAAATCTGCGTACAGAAATTTGCCATTGTGTTCTATACGTTCTGCCTTGCCTTTAATCAACAAAACCGCAGCGCGCCGCCAACTCGTGATATTGAGTGGTTCGTAAGAAGCGTTTAGGACTAAAACCTTCACCATTGATTAGCTCTCAAGGTATTAGTTTTACATATATTAACACAAATCTACTCTGCTTGGGAGATGAGAATAAATTATACTTTAAAAAAATTCAGAACCTATTATTAGTAGCAAGTAGTGATTTTTCGTAAACCCTGAGTGTGATTACACTTAAGCCGATTGCTTCCCAACTAAAGAAAATATTTTCTCGTTTTGTCATCAACCGTAAGTAGTAAAAATAATTTATGACTGTTGACAGATAACGGATGCTACATCAACCAATGTTAACGGTAAGTGTGTATTTGTTTAGTTTATCAGTGGACTGATTTAAAATTCAAATAAGCCTGTTAGATTTAATCCCTAGCTAAAATTATCAAAAGGCAACGGTAAACCCACCTTTTCGAGGAGTGTCTGTAATAGTCGCCCCGTCGCCGTCAGGTATTGGTAGTCAGCGATGCACTGAGTTCGACTACGCGGCAGTTGAGCGAAGTCGAAACTCAACTGCTGCGAAGTCGAGAT contains the following coding sequences:
- the hisD gene encoding histidinol dehydrogenase, whose amino-acid sequence is MQLLKTIDKDFEIRFKNLVSDRREATVDVSGTVRDILADVKIRKDAAVKDYTSRFDRYDLQSLRLSESLIAKHAAQCPTDVKAALELAAERIGAFHNKQLPQDIGYTDAVGVKLGLNWVALSQVGIYVPGGRASYPSSVLMNALPAKIAGVERIVMTVPTPRGEINPAVLAAAQIAGVTEIYSIGGAQAIAALAYGTESITPVDKIVGPGNAYVAEAKRQVFGTVGIDSIAGPSEILVVADNQNNPDWIAWDLLSQAEHDPSAQSILITDSETFAQQVIAAIEQILTTLPTKEVASASWQKHGAVIIVNDLAQSIPLLNQLAPEHLELCINNPQLLASQIKCAGSVFLGRYTPEAIGDYLGGPNHVLPTARSARFASGLSVYDFLKRITYLECNQQALQTIGQAAITLAQAEGLPAHAGSVSVRLP
- a CDS encoding DHH family phosphoesterase: MQLNSSLKQSKRLSLTTELNPEDGDTDQEAVEAPSTRPSLSSTGEGASVYIGQRSNSLAFQKSEELQKTFLNHQHDRQLIILQDFPDPDALSCAWTYQLIAQQYDIKCEIIYAGTLSHQENIALVKLTGLPAQRWTLQSLKSKDLSCYQGFVLIDNQGTTSQLLASVQQAGIPLIAVIDHHSLQAELKSEFVDVRPYVRATATIFTQYLQAGLLTLDSSIGQHVKCATALMHGLRSDTNRLMQAQEDDFMAAAYLSRFYDAQLLNAILQANRSKRVMDVIERSLKNRIVQNNFSIAGVGYLRYDDRDAIPQAADFLVTEENVHTAVVYGIVHDEDDELEVVIGSLRTTKLTLDPDEFIKEAFGQDSTGRFFGGGRTSAGGFEIPMGFLSGSNENPTYAKMKWEVYDSQIKQKLLRLVNPQDNPIQSE
- a CDS encoding HNH endonuclease, which produces MVKVLVLNASYEPLNITSWRRAAVLLIKGKAERIEHNGKFLYADFPLPTVIRLRHYVRVPYKEMPLTRRNILHRDSHSCQYCGYTGDELTLDHVIPRSRGGGDTWENIVTACVRCNVKKGNRTPHEAHMPLRHSPRQPYSSLYFEVSKHLKSGLHTEWQKYVIGL